CATGCAGCCATCGAATTTGTATGAATGCAGGTTGGGTGATGATTGTTTTGTGGGGCCTTTTACAGAAATCCAGAAGGGTGTTGTGATTGGCAATAAATGCCGTATCCAAAGCCATAGTTTTATTTGTGAACTGGTGACGATAGGTGATGATTGTTTTATTGGTCATGGCGTGATGTTCATCAACGATACATTCAGCGAAGGGAAACCTGCAGGTGGCGATCATAGTAAATGGAAGAAAACAGACATCGGTAACCATGTATCCATCGGGAGTAATGCAACCATTCTTCCTGTAAGTATATGCGATGATGTGGTAATTGGCGCAGGGGCAGTAGTAACAAAAGATATTAAGAAGAGCGGAACATATGCGGGTAATCCGGCGAAGAGATTGAGGAAGAAGTAAAGCCAGCAGCCGTTGGAAGTTGCAGAGTCGAAAGACAAAAAATAAAAAAGTATGAATCAATTGAACGATACAGTTGAAAATTGGGACCTTGAAATCAAGCCGCAGTCATCTGTCTTTGATCTTAATCTCAAAGAAGTATGGAGGTATAAAGATCTGATGT
The DNA window shown above is from Lacibacter sp. H375 and carries:
- a CDS encoding acyltransferase; translated protein: MNKKFTLKRISLRNVKAGKNVVIMQPSNLYECRLGDDCFVGPFTEIQKGVVIGNKCRIQSHSFICELVTIGDDCFIGHGVMFINDTFSEGKPAGGDHSKWKKTDIGNHVSIGSNATILPVSICDDVVIGAGAVVTKDIKKSGTYAGNPAKRLRKK